A single genomic interval of Salmo trutta chromosome 13, fSalTru1.1, whole genome shotgun sequence harbors:
- the LOC115205534 gene encoding uncharacterized protein LOC115205534 produces the protein MGYLMNDRPTIYLHQLGLYHLDDRPTIYLHQLGLYHLDDRPTIYLHQLGLYHLDDRPTIYLHQLGLYHLDDRPTIYLHQLGLYHLDDRPTIYLHQLGLYHLDDRPTIYLHQLGLYHLDDRPTIYLHQLGLYHLDDRPTIYLHQLGLYHLDDRPTIYLHQLGLYHLDDRPTIYLHQLGLYHLDDRPTIYLHQLGLYHLDDRPTIYLHQLGLYHLDDRPTIYLHQLGLYHLDDRPTIYLHQLGLYHLDDRPTIYLHQLGLYHLDDRPTIYLHQLGLYHLDDRPTIYLHQLGLYHLDDRPTIYLHQLGLYHLDDRPTIYLHQLGLYHLDDSLNL, from the exons ATGGGGTATCTGATGAATGACAG GCCTACCATCTACCTACATCAGTTAGGTCTATATCACCTGGATGACAGGCCTACCATCTACCTACATCAGTTAGGTCTATATCACCTGGATGACAGGCCTACCATCTACCTACATCAGTTAGGTCTATATCACCTGGATGACAGGCCTACCATCTACCTACATCAGTTAGGTCTATATCACCTGGATGACAGGCCTACCATCTACCTACATCAGTTAGGTCTATATCACCTGGATGACAGGCCTACCATCTACCTACATCAGTTAGGTCTATATCACCTGGATGACAGGCCTACCATCTACCTACATCAGTTAGGTCTATATCACCTGGATGACAGGCCTACCATCTACCTACATCAGTTAGGTCTATATCACCTGGATGACAGGCCTACCATCTACCTACATCAGTTAGGTCTATATCACCTGGATGACAGGCCTACCATCTACCTACATCAGTTAGGTCTATATCACCTGGATGACAGGCCTACCATCTACCTACATCAGTTAGGTCTATATCACCTGGATGACAGGCCTACCATCTACCTACATCAGTTAGGTCTATATCACCTGGATGACAGGCCTACCATCTACCTACATCAGTTAGGTTTATATCACCTGGATGACAGGCCTACCATCTACCTACATCAGTTAGGTCTATATCACCTGGATGACAGGCCTACCATCTACCTACATCAGTTAGGTCTATATCACCTGGATGACAGGCCTACCATCTACCTACATCAGTTAGGTCTATATCACCTGGATGACAGGCCTACCATCTACCTACATCAGTTAGGTCTATATCACCTGGATGACAGGCCTACCATCTACCTACATCAGTTAGGTCTATATCACCTGGATGACAGGCCTACCATCTACCTACATCAGTTAGGTCTATATCACCTGGATGACAGGCCTACCATCTACCTACATCAGTTAGGTCTATATCACCTGGATGACAGCCTAAATCTTTAA